In the genome of Montipora foliosa isolate CH-2021 chromosome 3, ASM3666993v2, whole genome shotgun sequence, one region contains:
- the LOC137996925 gene encoding palmitoyl-protein thioesterase ABHD10, mitochondrial-like → MTKANVWNLAFARTAAIHLKRMSSTAESEVQYIFSISGEPIAFRQSLGKHPGVVFLPGLMSNMEGTKATALERYCREIGHSYVRFDYRGHGMSGGKSEECTIGMRKEDVLTILDNVAKGPQILVGSSLGGWVMLLVAMARPGQIKGLLGVASAVDFLCRHYDRLPDSSKKDVESTGKWVIPSQYSPNEPYVLDLNVIQEARKYILPEGEVYPVHCPVRLIHGMQDKDVPYQVSLELVKRLASSDVRVTLIKDGTHRLSDELNVQLLTGTLGCLIKHLNL, encoded by the exons ATGACTAAGGCCAACGTTTGGAACTTGGCTTTCGCTCGGACAGCAGCTATACATTTGAAGAGAATGAGTTCCACTGCCGAGTCAGAAGTTCAGtatatattttcgatttctggAGAGCCCATAGCCTTTCGACAAAGCTTAGGGAAACATCCTGGAGTAGTATTTTTGCCTGGATTAATGTCAAACATGGAGGGAACAAAAGCCACGGCTTTGGAACGGTACTGTAGAGAAATAGGACATTCTTACGTCAGATTTGACTACAGGGGACATGGCATGTCTGGTGGGAAAAGCGAAGAATGTACAATCGGAATGAGGAAGGAGGATGTGTTGACAATTCTAGACAATGTAGCCAAGG GTCCTCAGATTCTTGTTGGCTCAAGTCTTGGAGGATGGGTTATGTTGCTTGTTGCCATGGCAAGACCTGGTCAAATCAAAGGTCTTCTTGGAGTTGCCAGTGCTGTCGACTTCTTATGTAGGCATTATGATAGGCTTCCTGATAGCTCCAAAAAAGATGTGGAATCTACTGGAAAATGGGTCATACCATCACAGTACAGCCCAAATGAACCTTATGTTTTGGATTTAAATGTTATACAAGAAGCTCGCAAGTACATTTTGCCAGAGGGTGAAGTGTACCCTGTTCACTGTCCAGTGCGTCTTATCCATGGAATGCAAGACAAAGATGTACCATACCAGGTTTCACTTGAACTGGTCAAGCGACTTGCAAGCAGTGATGTTCGTGTGACACTCATAAAAGACGGCACTCATAGATTATCTGATGAACTTAATGTCCAGTTGTTAACTGGAACACTGggatgtttaattaaacatttgAACTTGTGA
- the LOC137996926 gene encoding calcineurin subunit B-like: MGAAASLSTEDEVNQLEANTHFTAREIPKLLKRFARYDPEGRNGGMTLKQFLSIPEISTNPVMPKVASYYIETTTSKLTSTAFITMLSRLSPRNSLADKKQFAFQVLDRDSDGYMSYHELFSLFRMVTGSTLTDDQVLAVITSILSRSDLQQTSRLTFEEFTKIVSDEEIEELFTVELQLP; this comes from the exons ATG GGGGCTGCAGCTTCTCTTTCAACGGAGGATGAAGTGAATCAGTTGGAAGCTAACACTCACT TTACTGCAAGAGAGATACCCAAGCTCCTGAAGAGATTTGCACGTTACGATCCTGAAGGCAGAAATGGGGGCATGACATTAAAGCAGTTCCTTAGCATACCAGAAATATCTACAAATCCAGTTATGCCTAAAGTAGCTTCCTACTACAttgaaacaacaacaagcaAGTTAACGTCCACAGCTTTTATTACTATGTTGTCAAGACTGAGTCCTCGTAACTCACTTGCTGACAAAAAACAGT TTGCCTTTCAAGTACTGGACCGTGATAGTGACGGTTACATGTCATACCATGAATTGTTCAGCTTGTTCCGAATGGTTACTGGATCTACTTTGACAGATGATCAAGTTCTTGCGGTGATAACAAGTATTTTAAGCAGGAGTGACTTGCAACAAACCTCAAGATTGACATTTGAAGAGTTCACCAAG attgTCTCAGATGAAGAAATAGAAGAGCTTTTCACTGTGGAATTACAGCTTCCGTAA